DNA from Daucus carota subsp. sativus chromosome 1, DH1 v3.0, whole genome shotgun sequence:
ataaaaaaataattgtagtattatcatataatattataatgtcTTAAGTTTAAAGAAATAATGTACTTATCCTGATGAGTTGGACTCcttggagttttttttttttttatgatttgaaGACCTAATTTAACACCGTTggattgaaaataaaatgaacGTCAGATTTGCAGGACACATGTCTTGAGTTATCTACTAAAAAAACTGGATAATTATACCATATACAAGATCGTAGTTCTGTAATAGACACGATCACGATCAATAAACAACATTGAATTTCATGTTATTAGTTCTCTTGTTCTCCTAAAATCACTCCTTTATTTCAATTGCAAAACAGCGAAACATTTTATACGGTATAGAAAAAGAAGTGCAGCACCCCATTTTATACGCTCATCTTTTAACCACTAAATGAtagatacaatataaatattctgTACGAAACCAACAACATATATAAGTATCctgtatttataattataaaagaaaatcataTCAACCGCTAGATTATAATTGGATGGAAGGCTGAAATGaagtactccaatactccaaggaTTTAAGGTCTCCATAGAATTTAGACCTATCTTGATATAATAATccttttaaataaatatcatcTAAGAGTATTAGGTTAAATCATCACTGAACTACTTCAAAATTTGTAGTTTGGTCAACAACTCAGAAAAAGATAATTCGATCTAGCacttaaattattaaaacattttaatttaatcatgaCTCTCGTTAGAGTGTaacattatatatttgttagagATTTTTTTTCCTCATACGATAAAAAgtaaggaaaaaaaatatatattagaaactTTAATcttacatataataaaaataaagtagTTGTATATGTATAAATGCGAGAAAAGGTTTGGATATCATACATTAGAGTTAAAATGTCGAAAATatcaaattgttaaaatatggCCTCGTGTACCACGATATGACACTTGATCATATAGCGTTAGGTTTGTAAGAATAAATGACGACACAATATATCGTTTTATGCGATTTGTTGTGGGATTTGTTGTATAGGctttaattttaaacattagATAAGTAACGTTACCTCATAACACTACATTATCTGCATTAAGGTTCTAGGGTTTGTAGGGTTTTTTCCTCTGGGTTTGGGCTTTAAAAAAGGTAAACACTGTTGTGTAGCACTTatgtttttaaaagaaaaaaaaaatcgtaAATACTAAACGTTCTAACGTTATAAGGTGATATTTGCGGTCATAGTTTTTGGATGTgatatttgaaacaaaattgtttgaaattgtaataaagaGAGCCAACATTCAATAAATGTTATACGTTAAAAATTAAGAGTCCCCGGGCTCTAGGACTGTTTGGACTGTTATTCGGAGCCCTCTTCTCTTCGTAACACTTGTTGTTTAGTTCTTGCATTTTTAGCCTTAACTATATTGTTCTTGCGTTTAGCccttaattatttgattattgcAATTAAATCATTAGGTattaattttacattttaatccttacctgttttttttttttcatagtcGTTAATTGTTTTATCCAAATACCTTTACAAGTATTGCCCTCTGTAAATGTATTTTGTAGCAAGACTTCTCGTGATTTCTTGGGATGCATGGCGAGTAAAAAGAAAGAGAGATGCAGGCTTCTGGATCacaatttatcatttaatttgaCGCTGTATATATTGTTTAGCAGCCAGCAAGAATATCATATGTAGATTTTAGTTAACAGCATGCAATAACACAGTTTATCGTTCACAACATTGACATTCTGTTGAAAGTTGTGCTCGACGCCTCGACACGATGGTCAAGTGTCATGTAAGACCTTTTACACAATGTTATTTAGAGTCTGCTGGATGCTGAAAACTTGTGCACTTTGGTACTGACCAATGTATACTGGTCAGTGAGCATGATGAATGATAAAATGATTGAGGCAGTGAGGTGCCAAAAAGGAATTCTGTTGCCAAATTCTCTCAGTCTTTGCTACAATTGTTTTTCCTCACTATGAGATCAACACTATGATCTAGGTACATACAAAACCTTTATAGATGCACATGGGCAGACTATATGTATAGCTGATAGACAACAAAAGATTACAAAATAGTTTGATTTGTCATACAGAAGCAAGATTGAGTAATAAACTGGAGAACATATAACAGAAATGCACATCAGAGCAAGTTTACTTGGTTGAACTTTTAATTTCCATTGCCTCCTTCAGCTTCCTCCCCAGCGCAAAAGCCAAAGGAGGAGGGACCGCATTTCCAATCTGCCTGTGCTTGTGGTGTATGTTTCCAGCAAACTTATAGTCATCTCGAAAACCCTACACGCGCATCAATGAAGAGCTTAAAATAATGACATCTAGAGCTATTTAGCAACTGATAAATGGTACATTGCAGGTAAATATTATGTTGCCCTTAACATATTACAAACGATAAATTCTTTTTTCTTAAGGAAAGTCTTTGGTTAGTACTTACTACACTATCATTATTGGTAACAAACTAATGGTAATTGGGTTACTAATCTTTGATGCACCCAGCTAGGAAGCAAGCAGTAGATCAGATATCTTAAAATAGAAAGAATGTAGGTTAATGTCACCACTCAACTACAAATAATTACCACCTAACTTCAAAGGAATTCTTGATGATTTCATgagatattttattaaatttgcaTTGCCAAATGaagttcatacaatcaaaaCAACCATAATAACAAAAACGCTCCTTTATAACAAGCAAAACTTCaataaaagaagaacaaaagaTGAAGAAACAAGCCTTACTTGAGAGCGAGCACATTCGCGAACAGTGAGTATCCTGTCCTGATCAGGGTGAAAGCACATCCCAACCTTGCCCATTGGTTGTGGGTCTGTAACAGATGTCGGAAAATTACCTTCCCAGTCCAATCTCCCAAACAGGCCCTTCCACTGGTTATGCCTTTTCGCTGTGTTTGGCAAGCACCAGGGAATTAAATCAACGATCTGTCCACTTGTTAATCTAACCTGCCAATAACAAACAAACCATGAATATGAGTTGACTACTCAGCTATTACAATATTGCAGTatacaaatccaaaaaaaaaaactatacatCCAGCATAGCAGTAAGACCCATGAAATCAAACTAAGAACACGAAATTGGAGCACTGAACACAGCTTCTGTCCGCGTATTGCGCTGGATGAAGTAAATTATAACCAGCACGCAATGCGTGGCTCATTTATTATGCGGCCCCTTATGGCTAATACATTCATTTAAAGCCATTTGACATTGTAAATCACGCAATACGCGAACTTCTTTGCTCATAAAATAATAGTCTGTGAACCCAACTAGTTTCTcacagaaaatattaaattaacatATTCATGTAAATGAACAGTTAAAGAGAAGTTACCTTCTCGTCGGGGAGGTCACGCCAGTCAGCCCCTGGACGTTTGGGAATTCTCTGGCAACGCATGTAATTCAACTCATTCATTTCTTTCGATATATGATCACTTAAGACCAATGATTCTCCTCGGATCCTTTTTTGAAACCAAGAGACAGGTTCATTTTCATACTGTCAAATGCAATATAAATAATAGTCATGTAAACAACAATATAGAATTACAAGCAGAACAGCTTATAGAAGACTCTTAACCTCCATTGTTGGTGTTGAAGCCCCATTTCCAACAGCAGGAAGGTCTCCAATTGCATCCTTAACAGTTATTGCACGAAATGGGGCACCACTAGCAGTGCTTCGTGCAGCAGCATACTGCACACCTTTGCTCAATGCAATCTTCAGTTCAGGACCAGCAAAAACGTGCATTGGTTCTGGCCACTCAGGTAGGATCTCTTCAGGGGAGGCTGCCCATATAAATGCACGTTTCCGGCTTTGGGCAACGCCATAAGCCCCAGCTTCTAGTATCCCAAACCTTACCTAAAAACATAAACAAGTGGCAATTACTTTTAACAGTTCCATCTTTGTCTAGAGACCTATAATATGTGAATAGAAGCATCTTCCAAATTCAATCATGCTGAAGGTGTCAGGAGCTGTCAAAGCTCTCAACAAGATTAGTTTTAACATAACTTTAATGCTTCACATCTCTGAAACTTGTAGCTAATTCCGGCTGATTATTGTGTGTTATTATACAAAGATCCTTGGCGTTCAGGGGAAGATTTCATTAATAGGATCTCCTCATATGCAAACATCTCAACGTGGAGCAGTTTTATAAGCAATATGTGAGAATACATACAATCACAAAAAGAGAAGTATGTACCTGATAGCCCATTGCAAGCAGGGAAGACAAAGTCAAACGGAATGTCTGTCCCTTGTTGAAGGATACGAAGtttcttacattttccagaaggAAAAACCTGGGCCGAAAGTATTCCACATAAGACAAGAAAGCTAAGATCATTTCACATTGGACCTTACTCCAAGTGCTTTGATTGAACCTGTTCATCCCAGAGAAACCCTGATAGATGGTGTCAAGTACAAACCTTAAACATCTACCTCAATGACATTACTCAGATAAGCTCAACTGTGCAAAATTAATCAAGATAATTCCGTTCACCTGACATGGAGGCCCTCCATTTATGAAATCTACCTGTCCAGGCCTCggtaattttttaatttcagttTCATCAAGTTCTGCTGCCATCTCAGCAGCATCAGAAGTGGAGATGCAGTCATCTTCATCACCATATGCAGTCATAATTGCCCTGCATTGTAATCCATAGATAAGTATTAAAAGTGGAAACAAGATAAGGTAGCAACTATTGACCTGAATGACACTAGACAATAAATATATAAGAGATTCAAAAGGCCTAAAATCGTATTAACTCTGAATAGTAGATATGTCACATTCTTCCTTCCAGAGTGATAATATGTATCGTTTACAACTTCACATAGTAACAATAAACTGATAATATGTTCCTTACAGAGTGAGtttgtaaattttgaaatattatggaTAATAGTGGGATGGGAAATGCAAGAAATCATAAAGTGCTGACCTTAAGATCACGTTGCAATTGCTAACAACTGTAGATGCATCAGGATGATTAAGTTTAAATGCTTCTCCTGCAGGTTCCTCATACTCAATTGCCCATTTTGTCATTGAAGCACCTGGATATACATACGGTGCATCTCAGTAATAAGGGACCAGGGATTTCCATAACAAACTGAATATTACATGGAGACTGGAGTAGGAATGAATTGATACCTGATCTCTGTAAGCCTTCCGAAAGGCCACCACAACCGGCAAAAATATCCAGTGTAGCCAGACACTTAACTGGATCTGCTTCCTGCTGTCCTTCAATGGAATCAAAACGAGCTTCTCCTTCTATCAATTTTTCTTTCCTCTTTTGAGTTGCAGCATTATTCAACACTTTCTCGCGTGATCCAGTTAGCTTGATATGCTCTGGCAACTGTGAGCAACATGAAGAATGTACATGTTAAATACCAAGTATAATAAACATAACAAAAGAAGCTATTAAAATGCTGCAAAAATTATAGACTGTTGGTAAGGAAATAATACCTGCTTGAGGGCTCCGCTCTGTGGGTCATACAGAAGTTCACAAACGAAAATGTGCTCAAATATGTATGAGCCATCCAGAAATGGCATATCTTGCCTTCTTCTGACATCACATTTTCCTTCTACAACTACTACAGGCACCACAGTTATCTGATCACTGTAATACACCTGCAAAAAGTAATCTTATATAAGTATAATTAGAGTAAGTCCACAATATACTTGCTTTTATGGGTTCAGATCAGTTGCATTATTTTTAGGACATTAGGTAATCTATCAAATTAGCAATTGATTGTTTAAGAACAATGTTAAGATATTTCACTTTACATTTACCTCTCTAATGTCAGAAGTGTATGCATTTTCAGCAGAAACGTCCTCAGGTCTGAAAAACCGCCTGACTTTGATGTTCACATATTCTGGGTTGTCTGAAGCATTGTGGGCCTCAATCTCCAGAAGCTGACAAACAACATAAGCCTGAAGCCCTATGTTCCTGCCACCCTTAAAGAGCTCAATGTCCTTCTTATCAACCATAAAATGACGAGGAGCAACATAGAGGTAGTCAAGTGTATGAAACACAGTTCCCTGGTATCTAAAACTGTCCATGGATTTATCTACCTTAAAgagtttttcttctttttcagaATCATTCGTTCTGCAGGACTGGCACACACCCGTACCAAGGCCCATAGAATTAGTAGGTAATGAAAAGAAAGCCCCTCTTTCTGGGCAGTAGAAACTCTTACAAAAGTACTCCAACGGCAAGCCCTTGTTTCTCCTATCCTCTGCTCTTGATCTATCAGCCTTTTCACTATTGGCATTAGCCTTGCGATGTTGATGGCCCCAACTTATCAGTCTGATTTCTACAACCACAGGTTTTGCTATCTCTTCAACTTGAAAGTCCATGCAATTGGTTGTCAAGAAGACCTCCCTATCATTTCCTGTGTTGCCAAGAACAGTCTGGCAAGCCCTGATCATTAATCTTCCGTGAATCCATTTGCTTCCATCAGATTCCTCAAACATgtattcaacaaaataaattgGCTGATGGTCAGCTGAATCTTCTGTATCAACCAGTACAGATCCATTCACAGCAACAACATCACCTCGAACATTAACCTGCTTATAAAGGGCTTTGCCAGCATAAGTTCTTCCAACTATTTCCCCGTCCCATTTGGTTTCAGAGTTTATAAGCAGATGTTTCTTTGATTTCGAGATAGAAGTAAGTTGTCCAGCTTCTAATTTCTCTTCTTCTGAATCTTCAAAATCCTCCTCTCCATTTTCTTCTGCTTCTTCTTCAAGTTCCTCAtctttatttgtttcatgagtATCCTCCATATCATCTGCCAAATAGTTAGAGTAATACTCTCCCCATATTCTGTTAATCAACCTTGTTGTAGTAGCTGGCATTGCCCTCTTTTTTGAGACTACAGGTTCCATTGCTCCTCTTGGattcatatttttttccttATCTTCGATCTTCCTTTTCTTTACGACTAGCCTTGTATGATTGCGTTCCTCCATTTTGTT
Protein-coding regions in this window:
- the LOC108205227 gene encoding DNA (cytosine-5)-methyltransferase 1B is translated as MDKKRTQRKTNGPAVDETADCSKVPAEIKKQERPDSNEDTSTSRKRPKRRAACIDFKNKSVRLSEKTNLVGKSRVQTVQEESMAISLTTGVNVPRPNRRLTNFIFHNADGEPQPVEMIEVKDIFISGHILPLEETSDKEKDNGIQCNGFGRIESWAISGYEDGSPVIWVSTDTADYDCCKPANVYKKLYGQFFEKARACIEVHKRLSKSNGGRPDLTLDELLAAVLRSMSGSKNFPSGSSIKELIVSWGEFIYDQLTGLEGENFDELPVLSALRAESQRKANIPPTENSHSDGVHSANQPINAAHETLEKEDLKLAKLVQEKENWKSLRQNRRQRQANSVSKFYIRINEVEIANDYPLPAYYESTVQETDEYIICDSSIDIHDPDELPRSMLHNWSLYNSDFRLISLELIPMRPCPDIDVTIFGSGIMTDDDGSGFSVDAESSNSASSSSGLHAEDGIPVFLSAIKEWMIEFGSEMVFITIRTDMGWYRLGKPAEQYAPWYEPVLKTARISISIIKLLKDQTRVSRLTFQEVIKRVAEYKKDHPAFISHNPEVVERYIVVHGQIILQQFSEYPDANLRKCAFLSGLQNKMEERNHTRLVVKKRKIEDKEKNMNPRGAMEPVVSKKRAMPATTTRLINRIWGEYYSNYLADDMEDTHETNKDEELEEEAEENGEEDFEDSEEEKLEAGQLTSISKSKKHLLINSETKWDGEIVGRTYAGKALYKQVNVRGDVVAVNGSVLVDTEDSADHQPIYFVEYMFEESDGSKWIHGRLMIRACQTVLGNTGNDREVFLTTNCMDFQVEEIAKPVVVEIRLISWGHQHRKANANSEKADRSRAEDRRNKGLPLEYFCKSFYCPERGAFFSLPTNSMGLGTGVCQSCRTNDSEKEEKLFKVDKSMDSFRYQGTVFHTLDYLYVAPRHFMVDKKDIELFKGGRNIGLQAYVVCQLLEIEAHNASDNPEYVNIKVRRFFRPEDVSAENAYTSDIREVYYSDQITVVPVVVVEGKCDVRRRQDMPFLDGSYIFEHIFVCELLYDPQSGALKQLPEHIKLTGSREKVLNNAATQKRKEKLIEGEARFDSIEGQQEADPVKCLATLDIFAGCGGLSEGLQRSGASMTKWAIEYEEPAGEAFKLNHPDASTVVSNCNVILRAIMTAYGDEDDCISTSDAAEMAAELDETEIKKLPRPGQVDFINGGPPCQGFSGMNRFNQSTWSKVQCEMILAFLSYVEYFRPRFFLLENVRNFVSFNKGQTFRLTLSSLLAMGYQVRFGILEAGAYGVAQSRKRAFIWAASPEEILPEWPEPMHVFAGPELKIALSKGVQYAAARSTASGAPFRAITVKDAIGDLPAVGNGASTPTMEYENEPVSWFQKRIRGESLVLSDHISKEMNELNYMRCQRIPKRPGADWRDLPDEKVRLTSGQIVDLIPWCLPNTAKRHNQWKGLFGRLDWEGNFPTSVTDPQPMGKVGMCFHPDQDRILTVRECARSQGFRDDYKFAGNIHHKHRQIGNAVPPPLAFALGRKLKEAMEIKSSTK